The following proteins come from a genomic window of Pseudomonas sp. WJP1:
- a CDS encoding heavy metal sensor histidine kinase, producing MSSNSIALRLSGMFTLVALLVFLLIGWALYQQVDKGLGLLPEAELDARYSVLESTVGRYGTPEHWVKINNKLKLLGEEDKRISFWIVSGDPHYEYGNPTSTIRAFAVGPLGTRDMQLADHPYPLKVLVSQFPAKDQRPPLRFMIGIDTETFYHTQHQLLIALISLAVIGVLMASALGYWVARIGLKPLIKLSQEAQRLAPPLRSGRLRMSSLPPELNQFVDSFNSTLERVEQAYSRLESFNADVAHELRSPLTNLIGQTQVALTRGRSAEHYFEVLQSNLEELERLRSIINDMLFLASADQGSKATKLTSTSLAEEVATTLDYLDFILEDAQVQVQVSGDALVRIEIAHLRRALINLLNNAVQHTGPGQVIEVRIEAGEHQVSIGVANPGVPISSEHLPRLFERFYRVDASRSNSGNNHGLGLAIVKAIALMHGGDVFVRSDHGMNTFGMHLPV from the coding sequence GTGTCCAGTAATTCGATTGCGCTGCGCCTAAGCGGAATGTTCACGCTGGTAGCGCTATTGGTGTTCCTGTTGATCGGTTGGGCGCTCTACCAACAGGTCGACAAAGGTTTGGGATTGTTGCCCGAAGCCGAACTGGACGCGCGCTACAGCGTGCTCGAGTCCACCGTCGGCCGCTACGGCACGCCCGAGCACTGGGTGAAGATCAACAACAAGCTCAAGCTGCTTGGCGAAGAAGACAAGCGCATCAGTTTCTGGATCGTCAGCGGCGATCCGCACTACGAATACGGCAATCCGACATCGACCATCCGTGCCTTCGCCGTGGGACCGCTGGGCACGCGCGACATGCAACTGGCGGATCACCCCTACCCGCTGAAAGTGCTGGTCAGCCAATTCCCGGCCAAGGACCAGCGCCCGCCCCTGCGCTTCATGATCGGTATCGATACCGAAACGTTTTACCATACCCAGCACCAGCTGCTGATCGCCCTGATCAGCCTGGCGGTTATCGGCGTGCTGATGGCCTCGGCGCTGGGTTACTGGGTGGCGCGAATCGGCCTCAAGCCGTTGATCAAGCTGTCTCAAGAAGCCCAACGCCTGGCCCCTCCATTGCGCTCAGGCCGCTTGCGGATGTCATCGCTGCCCCCGGAGCTGAACCAGTTCGTCGACTCGTTCAACTCGACACTGGAGCGGGTCGAGCAGGCCTACTCGCGCCTGGAGTCATTTAACGCCGATGTCGCCCATGAACTGCGCTCGCCGCTGACCAACCTGATCGGCCAGACCCAGGTCGCCCTCACACGCGGGCGTTCGGCAGAGCACTATTTCGAGGTGCTGCAATCGAACCTTGAAGAGCTCGAGCGACTGCGCTCGATCATCAATGACATGCTGTTCCTGGCCAGCGCCGACCAGGGCAGCAAGGCCACCAAACTGACCTCCACCTCGCTGGCGGAAGAAGTGGCCACGACCCTGGACTACCTGGATTTCATTCTCGAAGATGCCCAGGTACAGGTTCAGGTCAGCGGCGATGCCCTGGTACGAATCGAGATCGCCCACCTGCGCCGGGCCTTGATCAACCTGTTGAACAACGCCGTGCAGCACACCGGCCCCGGGCAAGTCATCGAGGTGCGAATCGAAGCGGGCGAGCACCAGGTCAGCATCGGTGTGGCGAACCCGGGCGTGCCGATTTCCAGCGAGCATCTGCCGCGCCTGTTCGAGCGTTTCTACCGGGTCGATGCCTCGCGCAGCAACAGTGGCAACAACCACGGGTTGGGCCTGGCCATCGTCAAGGCGATCGCACTGATGCATGGCGGCGATGTGTTCGTGCGCAGCGACCATGGCATGAACACCTTTGGCATGCATTTGCCTGTCTGA